A single region of the Granulicella aggregans genome encodes:
- a CDS encoding DUF1440 domain-containing protein — MPLFATTPLATRRYLPGILAGSIGGFISGFVKLGWEVPWPPRAPDRIPEPQVLVSLFTHHPTPTWVSLVIHFAFSVLMGAAYGLLAEILPIVTVGMGVAFGLAIQIGAHELIMPWMGLTPATWLLPASEQGSEFLGHILWGFTIAIFYEDLRRRFIRPRDLPR, encoded by the coding sequence ATGCCCCTCTTCGCCACAACTCCACTCGCCACCCGCCGCTACCTCCCTGGCATCCTCGCCGGCTCCATCGGCGGCTTCATCTCCGGCTTCGTAAAGCTCGGCTGGGAGGTGCCCTGGCCTCCTCGCGCCCCCGATCGCATCCCCGAGCCCCAGGTCCTCGTCTCTCTCTTCACCCACCACCCCACCCCCACCTGGGTCTCGCTCGTCATCCACTTCGCCTTCAGCGTTCTCATGGGCGCAGCCTATGGCCTCCTCGCTGAGATCCTCCCCATCGTCACCGTCGGCATGGGCGTCGCCTTCGGCCTGGCCATCCAGATCGGGGCCCACGAACTCATCATGCCGTGGATGGGCCTCACCCCAGCCACTTGGCTCCTCCCCGCCAGCGAGCAGGGCTCGGAGTTCCTCGGCCACATCCTCTGGGGATTCACGATCGCCATCTTCTACGAAGACCTCCGCCGACGCTTCATCCGGCCCCGAGACCTTCCCCGATAG
- a CDS encoding DinB family protein has product MTDTYLLSARLLPELEQELAKTRRVIEAVPDGRNDYRPHEKSMLLHRLAGHTAEFAGFAALILTLPGIDMQTPSDPRKILRMETKDKLLADFDELAAEAMAAMKSTPDAAFDETWTLRRKGEPVFIGTRYMAYRNNVLNHMIHHRGQLTVYLRLLNEPVPGTFGPSADGM; this is encoded by the coding sequence ATGACTGATACTTATCTGCTGAGTGCCCGCCTGCTTCCTGAGTTGGAGCAGGAACTGGCAAAGACGCGCCGTGTGATCGAAGCGGTGCCGGACGGTCGTAACGATTACAGGCCGCATGAGAAATCCATGCTACTTCATCGGCTGGCTGGCCACACGGCGGAATTTGCGGGCTTCGCCGCGCTGATTCTGACCTTGCCGGGCATCGATATGCAGACCCCGTCCGACCCGCGCAAGATCCTTCGTATGGAGACAAAGGACAAGCTTCTGGCCGACTTCGATGAGCTGGCTGCAGAAGCCATGGCTGCCATGAAGAGCACTCCAGATGCTGCTTTCGATGAGACGTGGACGCTGCGCAGGAAGGGCGAACCGGTATTTATCGGCACACGCTATATGGCCTACCGCAATAATGTGCTGAACCATATGATCCATCACCGTGGCCAGCTGACTGTGTACCTGCGGCTGCTGAACGAGCCGGTGCCTGGGACCTTTGGGCCTTCTGCTGACGGTATGTGA
- a CDS encoding family 43 glycosylhydrolase: MKRQFERWLVAGVLSLASSTLCVGQDVIRPGDPWLDSHGQRIQAHGGGVTLYKDVYYWFGEDRTPSNDPDKRYVACYSSRDLVHWESRGQVLVLADPERLGPHWVLERPKVFVGRKGAKFVMYAHLDDAPYKLARVMVAVSDRIDGQYKYVKSFRPLGEESRDIGQFVDDDGSAYLIFESRPTKGFFVAKLTDDLMNVEKTAFIAAPLEGGALVHYGGFYYVVGSHMTGWRPNPNVYATASTLAGPWTEFSNLAAQEVNNYDSQSAMLLKVAGSKGTMVIFMGDLWRPHALWDSRYLWMPLEMGSRSMHLPPPQPWSLNVRKGETSLRSNVVPPTP; the protein is encoded by the coding sequence TTGAAAAGGCAATTTGAGCGGTGGCTGGTCGCTGGCGTGTTGAGTCTGGCGAGTTCTACATTGTGCGTGGGACAGGATGTAATTCGCCCCGGCGACCCGTGGCTCGACAGCCATGGTCAACGCATTCAGGCGCACGGGGGCGGAGTCACTTTGTATAAGGACGTTTACTACTGGTTTGGCGAGGACCGGACTCCCAGCAACGATCCTGATAAGCGCTACGTAGCCTGCTACTCTTCACGCGATCTTGTTCACTGGGAATCCCGTGGCCAAGTGCTGGTACTCGCTGATCCGGAACGTCTGGGACCTCATTGGGTGCTTGAGAGGCCCAAGGTGTTCGTCGGACGAAAGGGAGCCAAATTTGTGATGTATGCGCATCTTGACGACGCGCCCTACAAATTAGCTCGTGTGATGGTCGCGGTCAGTGACCGGATCGACGGCCAGTACAAGTATGTGAAGAGCTTCAGGCCGCTTGGTGAAGAGAGCCGCGATATTGGACAGTTTGTCGACGATGACGGATCGGCATACCTGATCTTCGAGAGCCGTCCAACGAAAGGTTTCTTCGTTGCCAAGTTGACCGACGACTTGATGAATGTAGAGAAGACTGCTTTCATTGCCGCTCCACTCGAGGGGGGTGCCTTGGTACATTACGGCGGCTTCTATTATGTGGTGGGTTCCCACATGACCGGCTGGCGACCTAATCCCAACGTGTACGCGACCGCGTCCACTCTGGCCGGACCGTGGACGGAATTCTCAAATTTAGCGGCGCAGGAGGTCAACAACTACGACTCGCAGTCGGCCATGCTGCTCAAGGTCGCAGGCTCGAAGGGGACAATGGTGATCTTCATGGGCGATTTGTGGCGACCTCATGCGCTGTGGGACTCGCGCTATCTCTGGATGCCGCTCGAGATGGGGAGCCGCTCCATGCATTTGCCGCCTCCTCAGCCTTGGAGCTTGAACGTGAGGAAAGGCGAGACGTCCCTTCGCTCAAATGTAGTGCCGCCGACACCGTAG
- a CDS encoding pentapeptide repeat-containing protein — protein MANTIHLEKLSKGKKVWNQWRSDNPSIVPDLRKAQLVGKFLSGFNLQGAQLSKAHLDRAFLYHTDFMGAFLGGASMTDAKCKSMDCRGAMLGGAVLKRADLTNANLRTAKANSANFANCHLEKCDLTRAELKGATFEGSILTNVIAAGAELSSARLDQANLSSADFTQAILRRASFRNVVAKNTNFNLAIFHLAVLDGADITKARLWETQRAGWSIKGIKCEAVFWDEEAKTASNFAIGEFEKLYGNQPVIELFYSEGITALEINTFPALLHEPSKINPDCRLRLASITETNGGVLITIRVEEVDDNALSQLRIYAERLREAQVELRESLRENERLRIEKSLLLDEVFPRILSKTTNTVQVLGPATAVAIAFDNATVETVFESGSDASALSSLIGEIRAFVADLPRQNQSSIEVNDTIQRLEDDLARKDKSPGFVSNLLKSFQEQLVRISLNEATSVLGEHLPGILKQLDHLIKR, from the coding sequence ATGGCAAATACGATTCACCTAGAAAAACTCTCCAAAGGTAAGAAGGTTTGGAATCAGTGGCGTTCTGATAACCCAAGTATCGTTCCGGATCTGAGGAAAGCTCAACTGGTGGGCAAGTTTTTGAGCGGTTTCAATCTGCAAGGAGCCCAGCTGTCCAAAGCCCATCTTGATCGGGCATTTCTTTACCACACAGACTTCATGGGAGCGTTCCTGGGCGGGGCTTCAATGACAGATGCAAAATGCAAGAGCATGGACTGCCGGGGGGCGATGCTGGGTGGTGCTGTCCTCAAGCGTGCAGATCTGACTAATGCAAATCTTCGGACCGCGAAAGCAAATTCAGCGAATTTCGCAAACTGTCATCTTGAAAAATGTGATCTAACAAGAGCTGAGTTGAAAGGGGCGACCTTCGAAGGTTCAATTCTCACCAATGTCATAGCGGCGGGTGCAGAGCTGAGTTCCGCTCGGTTAGATCAAGCCAATCTTTCCTCCGCGGACTTCACCCAAGCCATCTTGAGACGGGCTAGCTTTCGCAATGTTGTCGCAAAAAACACGAATTTCAATCTCGCGATATTTCATCTTGCGGTTTTAGATGGTGCGGACATCACTAAGGCTCGCCTTTGGGAGACTCAGCGTGCTGGGTGGTCAATCAAAGGAATAAAGTGCGAGGCCGTTTTCTGGGACGAAGAGGCCAAGACCGCTTCAAATTTCGCTATTGGAGAATTTGAAAAGCTCTATGGGAATCAGCCAGTTATTGAGCTCTTCTATTCGGAAGGAATAACTGCCTTAGAGATTAATACATTTCCAGCTCTCCTTCACGAACCCTCAAAGATCAATCCTGATTGCAGATTACGATTGGCGTCGATCACCGAAACGAACGGCGGCGTATTGATAACTATTAGAGTCGAAGAAGTGGACGACAACGCTCTTTCACAACTCCGCATCTATGCGGAGAGGTTGCGAGAGGCTCAAGTAGAACTTCGCGAAAGTCTGAGGGAGAATGAGAGACTTCGGATAGAGAAAAGCCTGCTATTGGATGAAGTCTTTCCTAGAATCCTGAGCAAGACTACCAATACCGTTCAAGTTCTGGGGCCCGCAACTGCTGTGGCTATTGCGTTTGACAATGCGACAGTTGAAACCGTGTTCGAGAGTGGATCCGATGCGAGTGCATTGAGCTCTCTAATTGGCGAAATCAGAGCATTCGTAGCAGACCTTCCCCGCCAAAACCAATCATCTATCGAGGTAAATGATACTATTCAACGCCTTGAAGATGACTTAGCACGAAAAGATAAATCCCCAGGCTTCGTATCAAACTTACTGAAAAGCTTTCAAGAGCAATTGGTAAGGATTTCCTTGAACGAAGCGACCTCAGTCTTGGGTGAACATCTGCCTGGCATCTTGAAACAACTCGATCACTTGATCAAGCGATAA
- a CDS encoding REP-associated tyrosine transposase produces the protein MPLIMAIPTRTARLGTFFITTATYNRRRLFQVESNALLVIDTLQHYRREGNYKLHAFVVMPDHIHLLLTPETVTLERAIGLIKGGFSRRLASNLPVWQRSFTDHRIRDAEEFTIRRNYIHENPVRAHLSEAAEADPHSSASLSLFSKPTTFDTLLLL, from the coding sequence TTGCCACTCATCATGGCGATCCCGACGCGCACCGCCCGACTCGGCACCTTTTTCATCACCACAGCGACCTACAATCGCCGCCGCCTCTTCCAGGTCGAATCCAACGCCCTGCTCGTGATCGACACCCTCCAGCACTACCGCCGCGAAGGCAACTACAAACTCCACGCCTTCGTCGTTATGCCTGACCACATCCATCTCCTGCTCACTCCCGAAACCGTCACCCTCGAACGCGCCATCGGCCTCATCAAAGGAGGCTTCTCCCGCCGCCTCGCCTCAAATCTTCCCGTCTGGCAGCGCAGCTTCACCGACCACCGCATCCGCGACGCAGAAGAGTTCACAATCCGCCGCAACTACATTCACGAGAACCCCGTCCGCGCACATCTGTCCGAGGCCGCCGAAGCCGATCCCCACTCGTCTGCGTCCCTTTCCTTATTTAGCAAACCCACCACGTTCGACACGCTCCTACTGCTCTGA
- a CDS encoding alpha-L-fucosidase yields MNRRQVLIHSAQLGLGLAARQALGQAGEHAAAPRALPSPDQIAWQDLEVGMFAHFAPNTWQDKESDDLSTPLSAINPAKLDTDQWARTALALGAKYIVFVAKHQGGFCTWQTQTTEYSIRNTPWRGGKGDVVADVAASCRKFGLKLGVYVCPRDDHFGAKTGGICATPELQQRYNTMYRQQLTEVLSRYGEMVEVWFDGSTAAPVSDILAKYQPHAMVFQGPAATIRWVGNEDGIAPNPCWNGISRADARTGTATSLNSDPDGDTWMPNEVDVSIRRPDWFWSTKNENKVLTVDQLLTIYYCSVGRGCQLLLNIPANRDGLLAQPDCDAAAAFGTQLQQRFKKPIAATSGSSDEILLRLPVPTKIDTVILQEDTSRGERVREYRIEGRIGGVWRELGTGTSIGHKRIQPVEPTTVDALRMVATVHQGTPYLRTFAVFNVGVAPPTGWDTKPQVWAADLVGSWSEGKFSLDLTSKIDSAKQYRLRFVPTSGEVKALRTVVLTLHGIPQPNLVKPVAGRRDELTLDITEVGGTVQIAGAVEGAAAGQILLQKL; encoded by the coding sequence ATGAATCGTCGCCAAGTCCTCATCCACTCCGCCCAGTTGGGCCTCGGTCTCGCCGCCCGTCAAGCACTCGGCCAGGCAGGCGAACACGCAGCCGCTCCCCGAGCTCTTCCCTCCCCCGACCAGATCGCCTGGCAGGACCTCGAAGTCGGCATGTTCGCGCACTTCGCCCCCAACACCTGGCAGGACAAGGAGTCCGACGACCTCTCCACGCCCCTGTCCGCCATTAATCCAGCGAAGCTCGATACCGACCAGTGGGCACGCACCGCCCTCGCTCTCGGCGCGAAGTACATCGTCTTCGTCGCCAAACATCAAGGCGGATTCTGCACCTGGCAGACCCAGACCACCGAATACAGCATCCGCAACACCCCCTGGCGCGGCGGCAAGGGCGATGTCGTCGCCGACGTCGCCGCCTCCTGCCGCAAGTTCGGCCTCAAGCTCGGCGTCTACGTCTGCCCCCGCGACGACCACTTCGGTGCCAAGACCGGCGGCATCTGCGCCACACCCGAACTCCAGCAGCGGTACAACACCATGTACCGCCAGCAACTCACCGAGGTCCTCTCACGCTACGGCGAGATGGTCGAAGTCTGGTTCGACGGATCGACCGCTGCCCCCGTCTCCGACATCCTCGCCAAGTACCAGCCACACGCCATGGTCTTCCAGGGCCCGGCGGCGACGATCCGCTGGGTGGGCAACGAAGACGGCATCGCCCCCAACCCTTGCTGGAACGGCATCAGCCGCGCCGACGCCCGCACCGGCACCGCCACCTCTCTCAACAGCGACCCCGACGGCGACACCTGGATGCCCAACGAGGTCGACGTCTCCATCCGCCGTCCCGACTGGTTCTGGAGCACGAAGAACGAAAACAAAGTCCTCACCGTCGATCAGCTCCTCACGATCTACTACTGCTCTGTAGGCCGGGGCTGCCAGCTTCTCCTCAACATCCCCGCCAACCGCGATGGCCTTCTCGCCCAGCCGGACTGCGACGCCGCAGCCGCCTTCGGGACACAGCTTCAGCAAAGATTCAAGAAGCCCATCGCAGCAACTTCAGGCAGCAGCGACGAGATTCTGCTGCGTCTTCCCGTCCCCACAAAGATCGACACCGTGATCCTCCAGGAGGACACCTCCAGGGGAGAACGCGTCCGCGAGTATCGCATCGAAGGGCGAATCGGCGGGGTCTGGCGCGAACTAGGCACCGGAACCTCGATAGGCCACAAGCGCATTCAGCCCGTCGAACCAACTACGGTCGATGCTCTTCGCATGGTTGCGACCGTCCACCAGGGAACTCCTTACCTACGCACCTTCGCCGTATTCAACGTCGGAGTCGCTCCGCCTACAGGCTGGGACACCAAACCGCAGGTCTGGGCGGCCGATCTCGTGGGTTCATGGAGCGAAGGCAAATTCTCCCTCGATCTGACCTCAAAGATCGACAGCGCCAAGCAGTACCGGCTCCGCTTCGTTCCTACGTCGGGCGAAGTCAAGGCTCTACGGACGGTCGTCCTGACCCTTCACGGAATCCCTCAGCCCAACCTGGTCAAGCCGGTCGCCGGAAGACGCGACGAACTCACCCTCGACATCACCGAAGTCGGCGGCACCGTCCAGATCGCGGGCGCCGTTGAAGGAGCAGCCGCCGGCCAGATCCTGCTTCAGAAGCTGTAG
- the lexA gene encoding transcriptional repressor LexA: MAITRRQKEVIDFLSSFTHKNGYSPSYEEIAAGLGLSSLATVHKHVTNLQSKGLLQRAHNRSRSIDVIPVRPPKKTASDRLPLMGRIAAGQPVEAVESAESISLSDIIGTREVFALEVRGDSMRDEHIVSGDYVLVERTKSAREGEIVVALIDGAEATLKRFYREGANIRLQPSNAEMAPIYAPAASVAIQGRVLGMLRKYS, from the coding sequence ATGGCAATCACACGTCGGCAAAAAGAGGTCATCGACTTTCTTTCCAGCTTTACCCATAAGAACGGCTACTCTCCGTCTTACGAAGAGATCGCCGCCGGCCTCGGGCTGAGCAGCCTGGCCACCGTACACAAGCACGTAACCAACCTTCAGAGTAAGGGGCTCCTTCAGCGCGCCCACAACCGCAGCCGCTCAATCGACGTGATTCCCGTGCGTCCGCCCAAGAAGACGGCCTCCGACCGCCTACCCCTAATGGGCCGAATCGCCGCCGGCCAACCGGTTGAGGCCGTTGAATCGGCAGAGAGCATCTCTCTGAGCGACATCATCGGAACCCGCGAGGTCTTTGCGCTCGAAGTTCGCGGCGACTCCATGCGCGATGAGCATATCGTCTCCGGAGACTACGTCCTGGTCGAACGCACGAAGTCCGCGCGCGAGGGAGAGATCGTCGTCGCCCTGATCGACGGCGCGGAGGCCACGCTCAAACGCTTCTATCGCGAAGGTGCCAACATCCGTCTTCAGCCATCGAACGCCGAGATGGCACCCATCTACGCGCCCGCCGCAAGCGTCGCCATCCAAGGCCGAGTCCTCGGCATGCTCCGCAAATACTCCTGA
- a CDS encoding efflux RND transporter periplasmic adaptor subunit: MAQRKRRNIWLWGGLGGFVLLIVLGVTLVAKGKKTTFEPSQLAKAESGDIARSVVATGKVQPITKVEVKSKASGIVTKLFVDINARVTKGQVLAQLDQQEILDQVAAQKATLAASQSNLRATSAAIDYDKVNAEAPDLPMYKHTYERALEMSKDGVVSKQSLDDAQQKYLAAVNVRDKAVSQISVDTSKMHQAQAQVEQAQASLKQLEDQLSYTTIVSPMDGIILSRDVEVGDAVSSILVLGSTATLVMTIGDTHQVYVQGKVDEGGIGQVYMGQPARIKVESFKDKTFQGKVTRIAPLGVEKDNVTTFEVRVSIDNPGGELKANMTANAEIILDEHKNILTVPEQAVLYDKDRNASVEVPDPAQKGGKRKIDIKAGISNGTKTEVLAGLKIGDTVILQQ, encoded by the coding sequence ATGGCACAACGCAAACGCAGGAACATCTGGCTCTGGGGCGGACTAGGCGGCTTTGTTCTCCTCATCGTCCTCGGTGTAACCCTGGTCGCGAAGGGCAAGAAGACAACCTTCGAGCCTTCGCAGCTTGCCAAGGCGGAGTCTGGTGACATCGCCCGCTCGGTCGTCGCAACCGGCAAGGTTCAGCCTATTACCAAGGTTGAAGTCAAGTCGAAGGCCAGCGGCATCGTCACCAAGCTCTTCGTCGACATCAACGCTCGCGTCACCAAGGGACAGGTCCTCGCCCAGCTCGATCAACAGGAGATCCTCGACCAGGTCGCAGCACAAAAGGCGACGCTGGCCGCCTCCCAATCCAATCTTCGCGCCACCTCCGCCGCCATCGACTACGACAAGGTCAACGCCGAAGCCCCCGACCTGCCCATGTACAAGCACACCTACGAGCGCGCGCTTGAGATGTCAAAGGACGGCGTCGTCTCGAAGCAGTCGCTCGATGACGCGCAACAGAAGTATCTCGCTGCCGTCAACGTGCGCGACAAGGCCGTCTCGCAGATCTCCGTGGATACCTCGAAGATGCACCAGGCGCAGGCGCAGGTCGAGCAGGCCCAGGCCTCGCTCAAGCAGCTTGAAGACCAGCTCAGCTACACCACGATCGTCTCTCCCATGGATGGCATCATCCTCTCCCGCGACGTCGAGGTGGGCGATGCGGTCAGCTCGATCCTCGTCCTGGGTTCCACTGCAACGCTGGTCATGACTATCGGCGACACCCACCAGGTCTACGTGCAGGGCAAGGTCGACGAGGGCGGCATCGGGCAGGTCTACATGGGCCAGCCCGCGCGCATCAAGGTCGAATCCTTCAAGGACAAGACCTTCCAGGGTAAGGTCACGCGCATCGCGCCCCTCGGTGTGGAGAAAGACAACGTGACGACCTTCGAGGTCCGTGTCTCGATCGACAACCCCGGCGGCGAGCTCAAGGCCAACATGACCGCGAACGCCGAGATCATTCTCGACGAGCATAAAAACATTCTCACCGTCCCCGAGCAGGCCGTCCTCTACGACAAAGATCGCAACGCCAGCGTTGAAGTGCCGGATCCTGCCCAGAAGGGCGGCAAGCGAAAGATCGACATCAAGGCTGGCATCTCAAACGGCACCAAGACCGAAGTCCTTGCCGGCCTGAAGATCGGCGATACCGTGATCCTGCAGCAGTAG
- a CDS encoding DUF4097 family beta strand repeat-containing protein, which translates to MNFKNIALIFAIGLGFAGATSTAFAAEGTFARTLNVSGAPAIMVSTGSGYIHVSTGSQSEVRINAKVKSQHGWGFNGSKGSDEDRVRDITSNPPIVQNGSTITIGETHGDSNRFRNIEIDYDISLPASTTLKVSSGSGDLDVSNVASVLSADTGSGDIRLNNVGPTPHVVTGSGTIRANGIHGAANLETGSGDIEFHQQLAGDVKAGTGSGSVHLYGVNGGVRVRTGSGDVEIDGNPSTDWKLDTGSGSISLKLPSEAHYTLNADTGSGSVRVDAPITMQGTLNKQHIVGTIHGGGPTIRVSTGSGDISVH; encoded by the coding sequence GTGAACTTTAAAAATATCGCTCTTATCTTCGCAATCGGACTCGGATTCGCAGGTGCGACATCGACCGCATTCGCCGCGGAAGGCACCTTTGCCAGAACGCTCAACGTAAGCGGCGCGCCCGCCATTATGGTCTCGACCGGCTCAGGATACATCCACGTCAGCACCGGCTCGCAGTCGGAGGTCCGCATCAACGCCAAGGTAAAGTCTCAACACGGATGGGGCTTCAATGGCAGCAAAGGCTCCGACGAAGATCGCGTCCGCGACATTACGTCGAACCCTCCCATCGTGCAGAACGGCAGCACCATCACCATCGGCGAAACGCACGGCGACTCAAACCGCTTCCGCAACATCGAGATCGACTACGACATCAGCCTTCCGGCCTCGACGACCCTGAAGGTCAGCAGCGGCTCCGGCGATCTCGACGTCTCAAACGTCGCTTCCGTGCTATCGGCGGATACGGGTTCGGGCGACATCCGCCTCAATAATGTTGGGCCCACGCCCCATGTTGTCACCGGCTCCGGGACGATCCGCGCTAACGGAATCCACGGAGCCGCAAATCTCGAAACAGGTTCGGGCGATATCGAATTCCACCAGCAGCTTGCAGGCGATGTGAAGGCCGGCACCGGCTCAGGTTCGGTCCATCTCTACGGCGTAAATGGCGGCGTTCGTGTGCGAACAGGATCAGGCGATGTGGAGATCGATGGCAACCCATCGACCGATTGGAAACTTGATACCGGTTCCGGTTCCATTAGCCTAAAACTACCCTCCGAAGCCCACTACACCCTCAACGCCGATACAGGATCCGGCTCAGTTCGCGTTGACGCACCCATTACGATGCAGGGCACCCTCAACAAGCAGCACATCGTCGGAACCATCCACGGCGGAGGGCCAACCATTCGCGTCAGCACCGGCTCGGGAGACATCTCGGTCCACTAG
- a CDS encoding HAD family hydrolase: MPSSSPQLLVFDLDGTLIDSRVDLCNSVNAMLKHLGKPELPQQVIASYIGDGASMLVRRALGDPEGDSTDEQYVTAALTYFLDFYRVHKLDFTYVYPGVVEALEAIRAVHPQLPMAVLTNKPVHPSREICAHFGLDRFFFQNYGGNSFHTKKPDPHGLLTLIEEASALTGQRIEPAQTIMVGDSDIDILTARNCGARSIGCTFGLAPHTLEAASPTHIAHSPRDWPLLVIL; this comes from the coding sequence GTGCCTTCCTCATCTCCACAGCTACTCGTATTCGACCTCGATGGCACGCTCATCGACTCCCGCGTTGACCTCTGCAACTCGGTCAACGCGATGCTCAAGCATCTCGGCAAGCCGGAGCTTCCACAACAGGTCATCGCAAGCTATATCGGGGACGGCGCATCGATGCTGGTGCGCCGTGCTCTCGGCGACCCCGAAGGCGATTCGACCGACGAGCAATATGTAACCGCAGCGCTTACATACTTTCTCGACTTCTACCGGGTGCATAAGCTCGACTTCACCTACGTCTACCCCGGAGTCGTCGAGGCACTCGAAGCCATCCGCGCCGTTCATCCGCAGTTGCCCATGGCAGTCCTGACCAACAAGCCCGTTCATCCGTCACGCGAGATCTGCGCTCACTTCGGGCTGGACCGCTTCTTCTTCCAGAACTACGGCGGCAACAGCTTCCACACCAAGAAGCCCGATCCACATGGTCTGCTGACCCTCATCGAAGAAGCTTCTGCCCTCACCGGCCAGCGCATCGAGCCAGCGCAGACCATCATGGTCGGCGACTCCGACATCGATATCCTCACGGCACGCAACTGCGGAGCCCGCTCCATTGGCTGCACCTTCGGCCTCGCGCCGCACACTCTTGAAGCCGCTTCACCGACGCACATCGCGCACTCGCCCAGAGACTGGCCTTTGCTGGTCATCCTCTAA